From the genome of Pseudomonadota bacterium, one region includes:
- the rimM gene encoding 16S rRNA processing protein RimM, which produces MSSFGPSDAPRDAIEVGRVGRPHGLRGAVTVQLHDPCSTAFERARPGELGLRLADGAWRSGLRVVGQAGASSRILAIDGVTGRDQAETLRGAAVWVARRALALAPGEVLFVDLVGCRVHEGSAAYGEVVEVFEAGAAAVLVVRQGADERMVPYAEGTVGAIDLEAKTIELIDGEQWPVQPAQDPAEGRPWRGGSRRR; this is translated from the coding sequence ATGTCCAGCTTCGGCCCCAGCGACGCCCCCCGCGACGCGATCGAGGTCGGTCGCGTCGGTCGACCGCACGGGCTGCGCGGCGCCGTCACGGTTCAGCTCCATGACCCCTGCTCGACCGCGTTCGAGCGCGCGCGCCCCGGCGAGCTGGGGCTGCGCCTCGCCGACGGGGCGTGGCGATCGGGCCTGCGCGTGGTCGGCCAGGCCGGGGCCAGCAGCAGGATCCTCGCCATCGATGGGGTGACCGGACGCGATCAGGCCGAGACCCTGCGTGGGGCGGCCGTCTGGGTCGCGCGCAGGGCGCTGGCGCTGGCGCCCGGGGAGGTGCTCTTCGTCGACCTCGTCGGCTGCCGCGTTCACGAGGGGAGCGCAGCCTACGGCGAGGTCGTCGAGGTCTTCGAGGCCGGGGCGGCCGCCGTGCTGGTGGTGCGCCAGGGAGCGGACGAACGAATGGTCCCCTACGCGGAGGGCACGGTCGGGGCGATCGACCTCGAGGCCAAGACGATCGAGCTGATCGACGGCGAGCAGTGGCCCGTCCAGCCGGCGCAGGATCCCGCGGAGGGGCGGCCCTGGCGCGGCGGCTCGCGCCGACGCTGA
- a CDS encoding KH domain-containing protein: protein MRELVAFMAKALVDQPEEVEVRELDGDQSSVLELKVAEDDLGKVIGKQGRTARAMRTILTAASAKVRKRAVLEIIE from the coding sequence ATGCGAGAGCTGGTGGCCTTCATGGCCAAGGCTCTGGTCGACCAACCTGAAGAGGTGGAAGTCAGAGAGCTCGACGGCGATCAGAGCTCGGTGCTCGAGCTCAAGGTCGCCGAGGACGATCTCGGCAAGGTGATCGGCAAGCAGGGGCGCACGGCGCGCGCGATGCGCACCATCCTCACGGCGGCCTCGGCCAAGGTGCGCAAGCGCGCGGTGCTCGAGATCATCGAGTAG
- the rpsP gene encoding 30S ribosomal protein S16 has protein sequence MMVKLRLTRAGAKKHPVYHVVATDSRSPRDGRFIERVGFYDPGQEPVAIRLDDMRVQHWLGVGAQPTETVKRLISTWRRAQPAA, from the coding sequence ATCATGGTCAAGCTTCGTTTGACGCGTGCGGGTGCCAAGAAGCACCCGGTCTACCACGTCGTGGCCACCGATTCGCGCAGCCCGCGCGACGGTCGCTTCATCGAGCGCGTGGGTTTCTACGACCCCGGTCAAGAGCCGGTGGCCATCCGCCTGGACGACATGCGCGTGCAGCACTGGCTCGGTGTCGGCGCTCAGCCGACCGAGACGGTCAAGCGCCTGATCTCGACCTGGCGTCGGGCCCAGCCCGCGGCCTGA
- a CDS encoding DUF790 family protein — translation MLTSDLVRVRRRAGRLSVPPLRPLERERLLVAAERFVALARAHVGGTRGAFTAACDEVPGEPTDYKLLKGLRKLLEDRCTFEQHAVLDPPELRRAIFAHAAAARRASSEQQPFDRETVLRAAAGALGLRAEQVEQALYADRNDQHRLVAFAALDAAALVESYELGQQQAVLLRALRVTVELRCPDAAAYRAIFGRLKFLRLLYRLERLDDGRYRLEVDGPFSLFQEVTRYGLQLALLLRALRGAGQWRLAADVRWDKDRPPLRFELESEASPERPAAPPPPPDEVARLLTDFARLESPWQAALAQEVVELPGVGLCVPDLVFTHQPSGRRVLLEVLGYWSREAVWRRIDLVRAGLTQPMLFAVSKRLRVSEQALDADLPGQLLVYAGVIKARQLAERLALYEARG, via the coding sequence TTGCTTACCAGTGATCTCGTGCGCGTGCGGCGGCGCGCCGGACGCCTCAGCGTGCCGCCGCTGCGCCCGCTCGAGCGCGAGCGTCTGTTGGTCGCGGCAGAGCGCTTCGTCGCGCTCGCCCGCGCGCATGTCGGCGGCACCCGCGGCGCCTTCACGGCCGCCTGCGACGAGGTCCCCGGCGAACCGACCGACTACAAGCTGCTCAAGGGCCTGCGCAAGCTGCTCGAGGATCGCTGCACCTTCGAGCAGCACGCGGTCCTCGATCCGCCCGAGCTGCGGCGGGCGATCTTCGCCCACGCGGCGGCGGCCCGGCGCGCCTCGAGCGAGCAGCAGCCCTTTGATCGCGAGACCGTCCTCCGCGCCGCGGCCGGGGCGCTGGGGCTGAGGGCGGAGCAGGTCGAGCAGGCGCTCTACGCCGACCGCAACGACCAGCATCGCCTCGTCGCCTTCGCCGCGCTCGACGCCGCGGCCCTCGTCGAGAGCTACGAGCTGGGGCAGCAGCAGGCCGTGCTGCTGCGCGCGCTGCGGGTCACGGTCGAGCTGCGTTGCCCGGACGCCGCCGCCTACCGCGCGATCTTCGGCCGGCTGAAGTTCCTCCGGCTGCTCTATCGGCTCGAGCGCCTCGACGACGGACGCTACCGCCTCGAGGTCGATGGGCCCTTCAGCCTCTTTCAGGAGGTGACGCGCTACGGGTTGCAGCTCGCGCTGCTGCTGCGGGCCTTGCGCGGCGCTGGTCAGTGGCGGCTCGCCGCCGACGTGCGCTGGGATAAGGATCGACCGCCCTTGCGCTTCGAGCTCGAGAGCGAGGCCTCGCCCGAGCGCCCGGCCGCGCCGCCGCCGCCGCCCGACGAGGTGGCGCGCCTGCTGACGGACTTCGCGCGGCTCGAGAGCCCGTGGCAGGCCGCGCTCGCGCAGGAGGTGGTCGAGCTGCCGGGCGTGGGCCTCTGCGTGCCCGACCTCGTCTTCACCCACCAGCCGAGCGGCCGGCGCGTCTTGCTCGAGGTGCTCGGCTACTGGAGCCGCGAGGCCGTTTGGCGCCGCATCGACCTGGTTCGCGCTGGCCTCACGCAGCCGATGCTCTTTGCCGTCAGCAAGCGTCTGCGCGTCAGCGAGCAGGCGCTCGACGCCGACCTGCCCGGCCAGCTCCTGGTCTATGCGGGCGTGATCAAGGCGCGCCAGCTCGCCGAGCGCCTGGCGCTCTACGAGGCGCGGGGCTAG
- a CDS encoding replication-associated recombination protein A, whose protein sequence is MDLFQHQAQREQRGAPLAARMRPARLEEFFGQEHLLGPGRLLQRVVAEEHLPSLVLWGPPGSGKTTLARLLAEQSGARFVALSAVGAGVKELRATVDEAAEQRDVYRRRTVLFIDELHRFNKAQQDALLPHVEAGTVVLIGATTENPSFEVNAALLSRVRVLRLEALAAPHLVTILRRALASDAELRTLQPRCDESVLEAIAQTADGDARRALTTLEIAANLAGPGGELTLELAELALQRKTLLHDKQGDQHYAVVSAFIKSLRGSDPDAAVYWMARMLEAGEDPVFVVRRMVIFAAEDVGNADPQALGLTIACLDAVRLVGLPEALLPLTQACTYLATAPKSNSALTTYDRAREAVHEHGPLPVPLHLRNAPTALARAAGHGRDYRYPHDYPGHHVAQQYLPDALIGQRFYQPSGNGREAAVAERLARLKAAGESAEAPQEGPDEPSA, encoded by the coding sequence ATGGACCTCTTTCAGCATCAGGCGCAGCGGGAACAGCGCGGCGCGCCGCTGGCAGCGCGGATGCGGCCGGCGCGGCTGGAGGAGTTCTTTGGCCAGGAGCATCTGCTCGGGCCCGGGCGCCTGCTGCAGCGGGTGGTCGCCGAGGAGCACCTGCCCTCGCTGGTGCTCTGGGGGCCGCCCGGCAGCGGCAAGACGACCCTGGCCCGCCTGCTGGCGGAGCAGAGCGGCGCCCGCTTCGTCGCACTCTCGGCGGTCGGCGCCGGCGTCAAGGAGCTGCGCGCCACGGTCGACGAGGCCGCCGAGCAGCGCGATGTCTATCGGCGGCGGACGGTCCTCTTCATCGACGAGCTTCACCGCTTCAACAAGGCCCAGCAGGACGCGCTGCTGCCGCACGTCGAGGCCGGCACCGTCGTGCTGATCGGCGCGACGACCGAGAACCCCTCCTTCGAGGTCAATGCCGCCCTGCTCTCGCGCGTGCGCGTGCTGCGGCTCGAGGCGCTGGCGGCCCCGCACCTGGTGACGATTCTGCGCCGCGCGCTGGCGAGCGACGCCGAGCTGCGCACGCTCCAGCCGCGCTGCGACGAGAGCGTGCTGGAGGCTATCGCCCAGACCGCCGACGGCGATGCGCGCCGCGCGCTGACGACGCTCGAGATCGCCGCCAATCTCGCCGGTCCGGGCGGCGAGCTCACGCTCGAGCTGGCCGAGCTGGCGCTGCAGCGCAAGACGCTGCTGCACGACAAGCAGGGCGATCAGCACTACGCCGTCGTCAGCGCCTTCATCAAGAGCCTGCGTGGCTCGGACCCCGACGCCGCCGTCTACTGGATGGCGCGGATGCTCGAGGCCGGCGAGGATCCCGTCTTCGTCGTGCGCCGGATGGTGATCTTCGCCGCCGAGGACGTCGGCAACGCCGACCCGCAGGCGCTGGGGCTGACAATCGCCTGCCTCGACGCCGTGCGACTGGTCGGCCTGCCCGAGGCCCTGCTGCCGCTGACGCAGGCCTGCACCTACCTGGCGACCGCGCCGAAGAGCAACAGCGCGCTGACGACCTACGACCGCGCGCGTGAGGCCGTGCACGAGCACGGCCCGCTGCCGGTGCCGCTGCACCTGCGCAACGCGCCGACGGCGCTGGCGCGCGCCGCCGGCCACGGGCGCGACTACCGCTATCCCCACGACTACCCCGGGCATCACGTCGCCCAGCAGTATCTGCCGGATGCCCTGATCGGCCAGCGCTTCTACCAGCCGAGCGGCAATGGTCGGGAGGCCGCCGTGGCCGAGCGGCTGGCGCGGCTGAAGGCCGCCGGCGAGAGCGCCGAGGCTCCGCAAGAGGGCCCCGACGAGCCCAGCGCGTAG
- a CDS encoding DEAD/DEAH box helicase family protein, protein MTTAGELELRFVGGTLELRGWARGSGAQLPPACRWDPRTRSFRAPALAYAELVLALRQAGQPFNDAARRYGVLDEGLQVRRAPRPFQSEALTAWRAAQGRGVVALPTGAGKSDVALLAIDAMRRDALVIAPTLDLVAQWYDLLRTRFRCDVGVIGGGEFLLKPLTVSTYDSARLHAEHLGARFGLVVFDECHHLPSEGYALAARALLAPYRLGLSATPERADGRHALLGELVGPQVYRRDVVDLAGVYLADYRVEQLRVELTPEERTAYSEARRVYRAFVAAAGLRMSSPEGWAQFVMRSSRTAEGRQAMLAYQRQRTLAFAAPSKLAYVEHLLQRHRGDRVLLFTERNDAAYELSRRFLVPVITHQTKVTERSAILAAFAAGTTNALATSKVLNEGVDIPAANVAIVISGSGSVREHVQRLGRILRQTGDKRAVLYELVASGTSEVLTSSRRREHVAYQ, encoded by the coding sequence ATGACGACCGCCGGCGAGCTCGAGCTGCGTTTCGTAGGGGGGACGCTCGAGCTGCGCGGCTGGGCGAGGGGCTCAGGCGCGCAGCTACCGCCAGCCTGCCGCTGGGATCCGCGGACCCGCTCCTTTCGCGCGCCGGCGCTGGCCTACGCCGAGCTCGTGCTGGCCTTGCGTCAGGCGGGGCAGCCCTTCAACGACGCGGCGAGGCGCTATGGCGTGCTGGACGAGGGGCTGCAGGTGCGGCGCGCGCCGCGGCCCTTTCAGAGCGAAGCGCTGACGGCCTGGCGCGCGGCCCAGGGGCGCGGGGTCGTCGCGCTGCCGACGGGCGCGGGCAAGAGCGACGTGGCGCTCTTGGCGATCGACGCGATGCGGCGGGACGCGCTGGTGATCGCCCCGACCCTCGACCTAGTCGCGCAGTGGTACGACCTGCTGCGCACGCGCTTTCGCTGCGACGTCGGGGTGATCGGCGGCGGGGAGTTCCTGCTCAAGCCGCTGACCGTCTCGACCTACGACTCGGCGCGGCTGCACGCCGAGCACCTCGGGGCGCGCTTCGGCCTGGTCGTCTTCGACGAATGCCATCATCTGCCCAGCGAGGGCTACGCGCTGGCGGCGCGCGCGCTGCTCGCCCCCTACCGGCTCGGGCTCTCGGCGACGCCAGAACGCGCCGACGGCCGCCACGCGCTGCTCGGCGAGCTGGTCGGCCCCCAGGTCTACCGGCGCGACGTGGTCGACCTGGCCGGCGTCTATCTCGCCGACTACCGCGTCGAGCAGCTACGCGTCGAGCTGACGCCCGAGGAGCGCACGGCCTACAGCGAGGCGCGGCGGGTCTATCGGGCGTTCGTGGCGGCGGCCGGTCTGCGGATGAGCTCGCCCGAGGGTTGGGCGCAGTTCGTGATGCGATCGTCGCGCACTGCCGAGGGGCGGCAGGCGATGCTCGCCTATCAGCGGCAGCGCACGCTGGCCTTCGCGGCGCCTTCCAAGCTGGCCTATGTCGAGCACCTGCTGCAGCGCCATCGTGGCGATCGCGTGCTGCTCTTCACCGAGCGCAACGACGCGGCCTACGAGCTCTCGCGGCGCTTCCTCGTGCCGGTGATCACGCACCAGACCAAGGTCACCGAGCGCAGCGCGATCCTCGCCGCCTTCGCCGCCGGCACGACCAACGCGCTGGCGACCTCGAAGGTGCTCAACGAGGGCGTCGATATTCCGGCGGCGAACGTCGCGATCGTGATCTCGGGCAGCGGCTCGGTGCGCGAGCACGTCCAGCGCCTCGGTCGCATCCTGCGCCAGACCGGCGACAAGCGCGCCGTGCTCTATGAGCTGGTGGCCAGCGGCACCTCTGAGGTGCTGACGAGCAGCCGCCGGAGGGAGCACGTTGCTTACCAGTGA